From a single Microbacterium terrisoli genomic region:
- a CDS encoding SDR family oxidoreductase, which translates to MTAASAPESGSPSREYDGRIALITGSSRGIGRTLALLLAGKGARVVVNYRTNADLADEVVAEARRRGGDGIAVKADMESPEDIVRLFDAVAEEYGRLDFFVSNAAAAAFKRVTDLKTHHLDRSYAMNLRPFVLGAQEAVKLMDDGGRIVAVSSYGSMRAFATYAALGSYKAAIESFVRFMAVEFAGYGITVNGVNGGLIDSDSLEYFYSMPGMAPMQKVIDAIPLGRPGTVDDMADAIDFLLSRRAGYITGHTIVVDGGMTVAAPPYWHDTTDPLGLPPRPTRG; encoded by the coding sequence GTGACCGCGGCATCCGCCCCCGAAAGCGGGTCGCCATCGCGCGAGTACGACGGACGGATCGCGCTGATCACCGGTTCATCGCGGGGCATCGGCCGCACCCTCGCGCTGCTGCTGGCAGGCAAAGGCGCCCGCGTGGTCGTCAACTACCGCACCAACGCCGACCTCGCCGACGAGGTCGTCGCCGAAGCCCGGCGGCGCGGCGGTGACGGCATTGCGGTGAAAGCCGACATGGAGAGCCCCGAAGACATCGTGCGGCTGTTCGACGCGGTCGCCGAGGAGTACGGCCGCCTCGACTTCTTCGTCAGCAACGCGGCCGCCGCAGCCTTCAAACGCGTGACAGACCTGAAGACGCACCATCTCGACCGCTCATATGCCATGAACCTGCGACCGTTCGTGCTGGGCGCACAAGAGGCGGTGAAGCTCATGGACGACGGCGGGCGGATCGTCGCGGTCTCCAGCTACGGAAGCATGCGCGCGTTCGCGACGTATGCGGCCCTCGGGTCGTACAAGGCGGCGATCGAGTCGTTCGTGCGGTTCATGGCGGTGGAGTTCGCCGGCTATGGCATCACCGTCAACGGCGTGAACGGCGGGCTGATCGACTCCGACTCCCTGGAGTACTTCTACTCGATGCCCGGGATGGCGCCGATGCAGAAGGTCATCGACGCGATTCCGCTGGGGCGGCCGGGAACGGTGGACGACATGGCCGACGCCATCGACTTCCTGCTGTCGAGGCGTGCGGGCTACATCACCGGGCACACCATCGTCGTCGACGGGGGCATGACCGTGGCAGCACCTCCGTACTGGCACGACACGACCGACCCGCTGGGGCTGCCGCCGCGCCCGACCAGGGGATAG
- a CDS encoding acyl-CoA dehydrogenase family protein, with amino-acid sequence MTSSPITLDGRGSRIEQPEYDALLGEVTQWVQGPGERWSEVIEQTDSVPPALFAELKQHGFLSMAAPVELGGRGLAFTQWMGLMEVFSRSHASIRMLVHVLNGTWRAINPYVTQEQRERFVKPMVAADTLVAFTLTEPGNGTGADLTCTVRREGDVYLLNGRKHLITFGVRCDHWLLFARLEGTTGKDGVVALLVDRHAPGATVEDTSHTMGVHGTDHASLTFVDTPVPVAQRVGDEGEGLAIALGGFLTPSRISVAMSCVGLAERAQELAVEYARTRVTFGKPIAARQAIAFSIAENEADIQAAKQLTLHAAREWERDASEAPALSSMAKMIAVDMLTRVTDKALQVHGGVGYWQTSPIERVYRDARAQRFEEGTNEIQKTVVAREIFARASDGARS; translated from the coding sequence ATGACCAGCAGCCCGATCACTCTCGACGGACGTGGAAGCCGAATCGAACAGCCTGAATACGACGCCCTGCTGGGCGAGGTCACCCAATGGGTGCAGGGTCCGGGCGAGCGATGGTCCGAGGTGATCGAGCAGACCGACTCCGTGCCGCCCGCACTGTTCGCCGAACTGAAGCAGCACGGCTTTCTGAGCATGGCGGCGCCGGTCGAGCTCGGCGGGCGCGGGTTGGCGTTCACGCAGTGGATGGGGCTGATGGAGGTCTTCTCGCGTTCGCACGCGTCGATCAGGATGCTGGTGCATGTGCTCAACGGCACCTGGCGCGCCATCAACCCGTACGTCACGCAGGAGCAGCGTGAACGATTCGTCAAGCCCATGGTCGCCGCCGACACCCTCGTGGCCTTCACCCTCACCGAGCCGGGCAACGGCACCGGCGCCGACCTCACCTGCACAGTGCGCCGCGAGGGCGATGTCTATCTGCTGAACGGGCGCAAGCACCTCATCACCTTCGGCGTCCGCTGCGATCACTGGCTGCTGTTCGCGCGGCTGGAGGGGACGACCGGCAAGGACGGAGTGGTCGCCCTGCTCGTGGACCGGCACGCGCCCGGCGCGACGGTCGAAGACACCTCGCACACGATGGGCGTGCACGGCACCGACCACGCCTCACTCACCTTCGTCGACACTCCCGTGCCGGTCGCCCAGCGCGTGGGAGACGAAGGCGAGGGGCTGGCCATCGCCCTCGGCGGCTTTCTCACGCCCAGCCGCATCTCGGTCGCGATGAGCTGCGTGGGCCTGGCCGAACGCGCGCAGGAGCTCGCCGTCGAGTACGCCCGCACGCGGGTCACGTTCGGAAAGCCGATCGCCGCACGGCAGGCGATCGCGTTCTCGATCGCCGAGAACGAAGCCGACATCCAGGCGGCCAAGCAGCTGACACTGCACGCGGCACGGGAATGGGAGCGGGATGCGAGCGAGGCGCCTGCACTGTCGTCGATGGCGAAGATGATCGCCGTCGACATGCTCACGCGGGTGACCGACAAGGCGCTGCAGGTGCACGGCGGCGTCGGCTACTGGCAGACCTCGCCGATCGAACGGGTCTATCGGGATGCGCGCGCCCAGCGGTTCGAAGAGGGAACCAACGAGATTCAGAAGACGGTGGTGGCCCGAGAGATCTTCGCCCGCGCGAGCGACGGAGCACGCTCGTGA
- a CDS encoding AMP-binding protein, translated as MHLSVAGSTARVHGTVQVPNSKYHAHRALILASLAPGTSRISGLSDARHVQYTVGLLRSMGIPIEVEGDTFVVHGGRYHPRRERQSVGSSGTTLYFMVGLSALADRDVAITGQKYFERRPIGPLLRALNDMGVDATSPTDSPPILVHHGRPAGGTVHIAGTLSQWISALLLIAPFATAHTTVLIDGVFNERSYVDLTIRMMAQFGLRVEVSDRGRRYDIDPDQSAHPVDLRLPPDIGSAAFGIAVAGLRPADVLLRGLDSIDPGHVDHPEAEFLAIAQQMGLPMEVDLESGGVRIRHDGQRLNAVDVDCRAVPDMLPVLSAMAAVADGESVFHNVEHVRLKESDRVTSMLQLNEMGGDLSFDGTDLRIRGVRQLHGAHLSSFNDHRVLMSLAVAASSATGRSTLTFPNAYRISYPQFLDAMTDLHVDMQVERGPARPTARRMPPAGSAQAAGRVTGAEWIRRWATERPHALALVDAAPERTVPLTWAELDQAVDKAAALLLEFGVQHGDRVAVQLPNCAGFVVVAAAAARIGAVICPIMPIFRQREVAFALKRSQAKIVIVADNHRGRQHDRELAEILDGPEAVELAVRNVLVMHLTPGVAHVVPSCENPGVAWYAWHRASAWAHVDRAALDARAPEPADAAQLLFTSGTSGEPKGVIHTHESLSRAAWMEIEQLPLNSTDTIFIPSPLAHQTGFLYGMWLSWVLGVPEIVQRAWNGKRALEVLDEWEGTFVQAATPFLTDLVREVEAGAAPPRALRIFVATGAAVPRALAEHATRVLGATVCGAFGTTETGLAALGSPADPATKAWGTDGKALHGVRLRIVDAAGHPVAPGVEGDFELTGPTVFRGYLDRPDLTAEAFTADGWYRTGDLATIDDDGYLRITGRVRDVINRGGEKVPVSEIEQLLYRHEAIDDVAIVAMPDPRLGERACAFAVLAPGRTLTFRQLQRYLDECLVSKSYWPERLEIVDELPRNAVGKVQKFLLRERAATLKPQRLAALPDSDTDTDTDREDTLDDQQPDHSRRTWKPNRTA; from the coding sequence ATGCACCTGTCAGTTGCGGGAAGTACGGCGCGCGTGCACGGAACAGTGCAGGTGCCGAATTCCAAATACCATGCGCACCGCGCGCTGATCCTCGCTTCGCTCGCCCCCGGGACCAGTCGCATCTCCGGGCTCAGCGACGCGCGGCACGTGCAGTACACGGTCGGTCTGCTGCGCTCGATGGGCATTCCGATCGAAGTCGAAGGCGACACCTTCGTCGTGCACGGAGGCCGCTACCATCCCCGCCGGGAGCGCCAGAGCGTGGGCAGTTCGGGCACCACCCTCTATTTCATGGTGGGCCTTTCCGCCCTCGCCGACCGTGACGTGGCGATCACGGGTCAGAAGTACTTCGAGCGCCGACCGATCGGTCCGCTGCTGCGTGCGCTCAACGACATGGGGGTGGATGCCACATCCCCGACGGATTCTCCGCCGATCCTCGTGCACCACGGCCGCCCTGCAGGCGGCACCGTGCACATCGCCGGCACGCTGTCGCAGTGGATCTCGGCGCTGCTGCTGATCGCGCCGTTCGCGACGGCGCACACGACCGTTCTCATCGACGGTGTGTTCAACGAGCGCAGCTACGTCGATCTGACCATCAGGATGATGGCGCAGTTCGGGCTGCGGGTGGAGGTATCGGATCGCGGGCGCCGGTACGACATCGACCCCGACCAGAGTGCGCACCCCGTCGACCTGCGCCTGCCGCCCGACATCGGATCGGCGGCGTTCGGGATCGCCGTGGCAGGCCTGCGCCCCGCCGACGTGCTGCTGAGGGGCCTGGACAGCATCGACCCCGGCCACGTCGATCACCCTGAGGCGGAATTCCTCGCCATCGCGCAGCAGATGGGGTTGCCGATGGAGGTGGACCTCGAATCCGGCGGCGTGCGCATCCGCCACGACGGGCAGCGGCTGAATGCCGTCGACGTGGACTGTCGCGCCGTTCCCGACATGCTTCCGGTGCTCTCGGCGATGGCCGCCGTCGCCGACGGCGAGAGCGTGTTCCACAATGTGGAGCACGTCCGTCTGAAGGAGTCCGACCGGGTGACCTCGATGCTGCAGCTGAACGAGATGGGCGGCGACCTCAGCTTCGACGGCACCGACCTGCGCATCCGCGGTGTGCGGCAGCTGCACGGAGCACACCTGTCGTCGTTCAACGACCACCGGGTGCTGATGTCGCTGGCCGTGGCGGCCTCGTCGGCGACCGGGCGCTCGACGCTCACGTTCCCGAACGCGTACCGCATCTCCTACCCGCAGTTCCTGGACGCGATGACCGATCTGCACGTGGACATGCAGGTGGAGAGGGGTCCGGCCCGGCCCACCGCCCGGCGGATGCCTCCGGCAGGCTCCGCACAGGCGGCGGGCCGCGTCACCGGGGCCGAGTGGATCCGGCGGTGGGCGACCGAGCGTCCGCACGCTCTCGCGCTGGTGGATGCCGCCCCCGAACGCACCGTGCCGTTGACCTGGGCGGAGCTCGATCAGGCGGTCGACAAGGCCGCGGCGCTGCTGCTCGAGTTCGGTGTGCAGCACGGCGACCGCGTGGCCGTGCAGCTGCCCAACTGCGCCGGCTTCGTGGTGGTGGCCGCTGCCGCCGCCCGCATCGGCGCGGTGATCTGCCCGATCATGCCCATCTTCCGCCAGCGTGAGGTCGCCTTCGCGCTCAAGCGCTCGCAGGCCAAGATCGTGATCGTCGCCGACAATCACCGCGGCAGGCAGCACGACCGTGAGCTCGCCGAGATCCTGGACGGACCGGAGGCCGTCGAACTCGCGGTCCGGAACGTGCTGGTGATGCATCTGACCCCCGGTGTCGCGCACGTCGTGCCGTCGTGCGAGAACCCGGGCGTGGCCTGGTACGCCTGGCACCGTGCCTCCGCGTGGGCGCACGTGGACCGAGCGGCGCTGGATGCGCGCGCCCCCGAGCCCGCCGATGCTGCACAGCTGCTGTTCACCTCGGGCACCTCCGGTGAGCCCAAGGGCGTCATCCACACCCACGAGAGCCTGAGTCGTGCCGCATGGATGGAGATCGAGCAGCTGCCGCTCAACTCGACGGACACGATATTCATCCCCTCACCCCTCGCGCACCAGACGGGATTCCTCTACGGCATGTGGCTGTCGTGGGTGCTGGGAGTGCCCGAGATCGTGCAGCGCGCGTGGAACGGCAAGCGCGCGCTGGAGGTGCTCGACGAGTGGGAGGGCACGTTCGTGCAGGCGGCCACCCCCTTCCTCACCGATCTCGTGCGCGAAGTCGAGGCCGGGGCGGCACCGCCGCGTGCACTGCGGATCTTCGTGGCCACCGGCGCCGCGGTGCCACGGGCGCTCGCCGAGCACGCCACGCGTGTGCTGGGAGCGACGGTGTGCGGCGCGTTCGGCACCACCGAGACGGGACTTGCAGCCCTGGGCAGTCCGGCCGATCCCGCGACGAAGGCATGGGGCACCGATGGCAAGGCGCTGCACGGCGTGCGGCTGCGCATCGTCGATGCAGCCGGGCACCCCGTCGCTCCGGGCGTGGAGGGCGACTTCGAGCTGACCGGCCCGACGGTGTTCCGCGGATATCTGGACCGACCTGATCTGACAGCGGAGGCCTTCACCGCCGACGGCTGGTATCGCACGGGCGATCTGGCCACGATCGACGACGACGGGTATCTGCGCATCACGGGACGCGTGCGCGACGTGATCAACCGGGGCGGCGAGAAGGTGCCGGTCTCAGAGATCGAGCAGCTGCTGTACCGGCACGAGGCCATCGATGACGTCGCGATCGTCGCGATGCCCGACCCGCGACTGGGAGAGCGGGCGTGTGCGTTCGCCGTGCTCGCTCCGGGACGCACACTCACGTTCCGGCAGCTGCAGCGCTACCTCGACGAATGCCTCGTCTCCAAGAGCTATTGGCCCGAGCGGCTCGAGATCGTCGACGAGCTCCCGCGCAATGCGGTGGGCAAGGTGCAGAAGTTCCTGCTGCGCGAACGCGCGGCGACCCTCAAGCCGCAGCGCCTGGCCGCGCTGCCCGACAGCGACACCGACACCGACACCGACAGGGAGGACACCCTCGATGACCAGCAGCCCGATCACTCTCGACGGACGTGGAAGCCGAATCGAACAGCCTGA
- a CDS encoding HNH endonuclease: MRTLVLNAGYEPLAVVSFRRALVLVMNDKATVIEHVEDDPVHGPCRVYDRPAVIILTRYVRLPGARRVPVTRRGVLRRDGFHCAYCGGSAGTIDHVMPRSRGGSDSWENLVACCQRCNNTKGNRTPQEMSWTLRFAPHPPHGAHWSVRGTERADPCWEPYLALAA; the protein is encoded by the coding sequence ATGCGCACATTGGTGCTGAACGCAGGATACGAACCGCTCGCCGTGGTCTCGTTCCGCCGGGCCCTGGTCCTGGTGATGAACGACAAGGCCACGGTCATCGAGCATGTCGAAGATGATCCGGTCCATGGGCCGTGCCGCGTCTATGACAGACCCGCGGTGATCATCCTCACGCGCTACGTTCGGCTGCCCGGCGCCCGGCGCGTGCCGGTGACGCGGCGTGGTGTGCTGCGACGCGACGGCTTCCACTGCGCGTACTGCGGCGGTTCGGCAGGCACGATCGACCACGTGATGCCTCGCTCGCGGGGAGGATCGGACTCCTGGGAGAACCTCGTCGCCTGCTGTCAGCGGTGCAACAACACGAAGGGCAACCGCACCCCTCAGGAGATGTCATGGACGCTGCGGTTCGCTCCGCACCCGCCGCACGGCGCTCACTGGTCGGTGCGTGGCACCGAACGGGCCGATCCGTGCTGGGAGCCGTATCTGGCCCTGGCCGCCTGA
- a CDS encoding M23 family metallopeptidase: protein MAEEIDSTAMEPTEHPAGLARSRRGLRAAALPVSRSQRPATATRKKRSPMRSLFVVGVITALVGSAAIPAFAAANSTPEARTIQQVAADHAQSLVVGSTQKVETLSRDSYSATTAGEIAKKKAAEAAAARARQAAKVASVSRSSNMDLTMTGPGTGAIRWPLATISSIGDGFLSRGGEHQGVDLLAPGGTPIFAATSGTVKVSSEGYYGYGVAIVIDTVIAGKRVETLYGHMRYGSRQVSTGQHVTVGQPIGRVGSTGRSTANHLHFEVGINGSRIDPLAWLRANAG, encoded by the coding sequence TTGGCTGAAGAGATCGACTCGACCGCGATGGAGCCCACCGAGCACCCCGCAGGTCTCGCTCGCTCCCGTCGTGGACTGCGCGCCGCGGCATTGCCCGTCTCCCGCTCGCAACGCCCCGCCACCGCGACGCGCAAGAAGCGGTCGCCCATGCGCAGCCTGTTCGTCGTCGGCGTGATCACCGCCCTCGTGGGCAGTGCCGCGATCCCCGCGTTCGCCGCGGCGAACTCGACGCCGGAAGCGCGCACGATCCAGCAGGTCGCGGCCGATCACGCGCAGTCGCTGGTGGTCGGTTCGACGCAGAAGGTCGAGACACTCTCGCGCGACAGCTATTCTGCGACGACGGCCGGTGAGATCGCGAAGAAGAAGGCGGCCGAGGCCGCCGCCGCGCGGGCTCGGCAGGCGGCCAAGGTCGCATCGGTGTCGCGGAGTTCGAACATGGACCTGACGATGACCGGCCCCGGTACGGGCGCGATCCGCTGGCCGCTGGCCACGATCTCGAGCATCGGCGACGGCTTCCTCAGCCGCGGCGGTGAGCACCAGGGCGTCGACCTGCTCGCCCCCGGCGGAACGCCGATCTTCGCGGCGACCTCCGGCACGGTCAAGGTCTCCAGCGAGGGCTATTACGGCTACGGAGTGGCGATCGTGATCGACACCGTGATCGCCGGCAAGAGGGTCGAAACCCTCTACGGCCACATGCGCTACGGCAGCCGGCAGGTCTCCACCGGCCAGCACGTCACCGTCGGCCAGCCGATCGGCCGGGTGGGCAGCACCGGCCGCTCCACCGCGAACCACCTGCACTTCGAGGTCGGCATCAACGGCTCGCGCATCGACCCGCTCGCGTGGCTGCGCGCCAACGCCGGCTGA
- a CDS encoding metal-dependent transcriptional regulator, with translation MADLIDTTEMYLRTILELEEENIVPLRARISERLGHSGPTVSQTVGRMERDGLVVVSDDRRLELTDAGRHKAVDVMRKHRLAERLLSDVIGLEWAYVHEEACRWEHVMSEQVERRLVELLGHPTESPYGNPIPGLALLGGTDSMDFEQGVIGLVRRLDAEGGPIRGTIRRLAEPAQVDPELLQQLLEAGVVPGASGGYRYNEGYVLVEMDGVEDGLELPVEVASHIFLVDDRT, from the coding sequence ATGGCCGATCTCATCGACACGACCGAGATGTACCTGCGGACGATCCTCGAGCTCGAGGAGGAGAACATCGTGCCGCTGCGCGCGCGCATCTCGGAGCGCCTCGGTCACTCCGGCCCGACGGTCTCGCAGACGGTGGGGCGCATGGAGCGTGACGGCCTGGTCGTCGTCTCGGACGATCGCCGCCTCGAGCTGACCGATGCCGGCCGCCACAAGGCCGTCGATGTGATGCGCAAGCACCGTCTCGCCGAGCGACTGCTCTCGGATGTCATCGGTTTGGAATGGGCCTATGTGCACGAAGAGGCCTGCCGCTGGGAGCACGTGATGAGCGAGCAGGTCGAGCGGCGCCTGGTCGAACTCCTCGGCCACCCGACCGAGTCACCGTACGGCAACCCGATTCCCGGTCTCGCGCTGCTGGGCGGCACCGACTCGATGGACTTCGAGCAGGGCGTGATCGGGCTCGTGCGCCGGTTGGATGCCGAGGGCGGGCCCATCCGCGGAACGATCCGGCGACTGGCCGAGCCCGCGCAGGTCGACCCCGAGCTCTTGCAGCAGTTGCTCGAGGCGGGCGTCGTGCCGGGCGCGAGCGGCGGCTACCGCTACAACGAGGGGTACGTGCTGGTCGAGATGGACGGCGTCGAAGACGGGCTGGAGCTGCCCGTCGAAGTGGCTTCGCACATCTTCCTCGTCGACGATCGGACCTGA
- the serC gene encoding phosphoserine transaminase has protein sequence MAHVALPADLLPADGRFGCGPSKVRPEQVQALAAAGTTILGTSHRQAPVKNLVGSVREGLSELFRLPDGYEIILANGGSTAFWDAAAFGLIQNRAQNLVFGEFGGKFAKSAAAPWLQAPDVRTSEPGTRSVAEPVDGVDVYAWPHNETSTGVAAPVQRVHGDEGALTVVDATSAAGGIDVEIANTDVYYFAPQKNFAADGGLWLAAVSPAAIERIERIAASDRYIPAFLDLKTAVDNSRLNQTLNTPALSTLLLIDDQVRWINGNGGLEWAASRTRESSDALYTWAEASSFATPFAANPADRSPVVVTIDFDASVDAAAVAASLRSNGIVDTEPYRKLGRNQLRIATFVAVEPDDVRQLIRSIDYTVEHLAQ, from the coding sequence ATGGCTCACGTCGCACTTCCCGCTGATCTTCTGCCCGCCGACGGCCGCTTCGGATGCGGTCCTTCAAAGGTCCGCCCCGAACAGGTGCAGGCCCTGGCAGCGGCGGGAACCACGATTCTGGGGACCTCGCACCGGCAGGCGCCGGTGAAGAATCTCGTCGGCAGCGTGCGCGAAGGCCTGTCCGAGCTGTTCCGACTGCCCGACGGCTACGAGATCATCCTGGCCAACGGCGGGTCGACGGCGTTCTGGGATGCTGCGGCGTTCGGACTGATCCAGAACCGCGCGCAGAATCTGGTGTTCGGCGAGTTCGGCGGCAAGTTCGCCAAGTCGGCGGCCGCCCCCTGGCTGCAGGCACCCGACGTGCGCACCTCCGAGCCGGGCACCCGCTCGGTGGCAGAGCCCGTCGACGGCGTCGACGTGTACGCGTGGCCGCACAACGAGACCTCCACCGGAGTGGCCGCCCCCGTCCAGCGCGTGCACGGCGACGAGGGCGCACTCACGGTGGTCGACGCCACGAGCGCGGCCGGCGGCATCGACGTCGAGATCGCGAACACCGACGTCTACTACTTCGCGCCGCAGAAGAACTTCGCCGCCGACGGCGGGCTGTGGCTGGCGGCGGTGTCACCTGCCGCGATCGAGCGGATCGAGCGCATCGCAGCCTCCGACCGCTACATCCCGGCATTCCTCGATCTGAAGACGGCGGTGGACAATTCCAGGCTGAACCAGACGCTGAACACGCCGGCGCTGTCGACCCTGCTGCTGATCGACGATCAGGTGCGCTGGATCAACGGCAACGGCGGCCTGGAGTGGGCAGCCTCCCGCACCCGCGAATCCTCGGACGCCCTGTACACGTGGGCCGAGGCATCCTCGTTCGCCACGCCGTTCGCCGCGAACCCCGCCGACCGCTCCCCCGTGGTCGTCACCATCGATTTCGATGCGTCGGTCGATGCGGCCGCGGTGGCCGCATCTCTGCGATCCAACGGCATCGTCGACACCGAGCCGTACCGCAAGCTGGGACGCAACCAGCTGCGCATCGCGACCTTCGTCGCGGTCGAGCCCGACGACGTGCGTCAGCTCATCCGCAGCATCGACTACACCGTCGAGCACCTCGCGCAGTAG
- a CDS encoding DUF3027 domain-containing protein, with protein sequence MTSTPDERLLAAHDLARAALLDVTGPDTIGDAAGYSVEPDGVVSLRFANLMLGYPGWFWTVSLAVVEGAEPTVLEVELLPGDEALLAPDWVPWAERLAEFQAQQAAADAQARDEAPAAADGRDAPVVDGAAAAIADGDGGPNDAEDDDDDDLDEDDVDDDLDDSGFDPDGVDAVDDDLDDLDDEDLDDLDESEFDDDASPILHSGDLDGVDIDELDESGNFDDESE encoded by the coding sequence ATGACTTCGACGCCTGACGAACGACTGCTGGCCGCACACGATCTGGCACGGGCGGCCCTGCTCGACGTCACAGGACCCGACACGATCGGCGACGCGGCAGGGTACTCGGTCGAGCCCGACGGCGTGGTCTCGCTGCGGTTCGCGAACCTGATGCTGGGCTATCCGGGCTGGTTCTGGACGGTGAGCCTGGCCGTGGTCGAAGGCGCGGAGCCCACCGTGCTCGAAGTCGAGCTGCTGCCCGGCGACGAAGCCCTGCTGGCCCCCGACTGGGTGCCGTGGGCCGAGCGGCTGGCGGAGTTCCAGGCGCAGCAGGCGGCAGCCGATGCACAGGCGCGCGACGAGGCGCCCGCTGCCGCAGACGGGCGGGATGCGCCTGTCGTCGACGGCGCGGCGGCGGCCATCGCCGACGGCGACGGCGGCCCGAACGATGCCGAAGACGACGACGATGATGACCTTGATGAGGACGACGTCGACGACGATCTGGATGACAGCGGATTCGACCCGGACGGTGTGGATGCCGTCGACGACGACCTGGACGACCTGGACGATGAAGATCTCGATGATCTGGACGAGTCCGAGTTCGACGATGATGCGTCGCCGATCCTGCATTCGGGAGACCTCGACGGCGTCGACATCGACGAGCTGGACGAGTCGGGGAATTTCGACGACGAGTCCGAGTGA
- a CDS encoding cold-shock protein, whose amino-acid sequence MPTGKVRFYDDEKGFGFISADDGQDVFLHATALPAGAVVKAGSRVEFGLADGKRGPQALSVRVLEAPVSLSKRSRKPADDMAIIVEDLVKLLDGIGGDLRHGRYPNSGQSKKIAALLRRVADDFDA is encoded by the coding sequence ATGCCCACCGGCAAGGTCAGGTTCTACGACGACGAGAAGGGCTTCGGCTTCATCTCCGCCGACGACGGCCAGGATGTCTTCCTGCATGCCACGGCACTGCCCGCCGGCGCCGTGGTGAAAGCGGGCAGTCGCGTCGAGTTCGGCCTGGCCGACGGCAAGCGCGGACCGCAGGCGCTGTCGGTGCGGGTGCTGGAGGCACCGGTGAGCCTGTCCAAGCGGTCGCGCAAGCCCGCCGACGACATGGCGATCATCGTCGAAGACCTCGTGAAGCTGCTCGACGGCATCGGTGGCGACCTGCGTCACGGCCGCTACCCCAACAGCGGGCAGTCCAAGAAGATCGCAGCGCTGCTGCGCCGAGTGGCCGATGACTTCGACGCCTGA
- a CDS encoding multidrug ABC transporter ATPase, producing MNAPTPADVPVRRIDRILSFTALGLLIVAVGCFFAIIIGTAVHADQSAPVWHVLYWITAASPVVAFGCILAVLIMNSVRRSRANRVHNRVR from the coding sequence ATGAACGCGCCCACACCTGCCGATGTTCCGGTCCGTCGCATCGACCGCATCCTGTCGTTCACCGCGCTGGGACTGCTGATCGTCGCGGTCGGCTGCTTCTTCGCGATCATCATCGGCACGGCCGTGCATGCCGATCAGTCCGCTCCGGTCTGGCACGTGCTGTACTGGATCACCGCCGCGTCGCCGGTCGTGGCGTTCGGGTGCATCCTCGCCGTGCTGATCATGAATTCCGTGCGCCGCTCGCGCGCCAACCGCGTGCACAACCGAGTGCGCTGA